In the Arachis hypogaea cultivar Tifrunner chromosome 20, arahy.Tifrunner.gnm2.J5K5, whole genome shotgun sequence genome, tataaaaaattatgttttgtattatcttatagaagagaccaatatagtagtttaaaaaataaagtaaaaatgaaattttaaataaaaaatatttaatattaaaatttttaaatataaaaataatttgtataaatatttaaaagataaatataaaatatatgaataaaataaataaaacagataaaatggAAGTACTCatgagaaataaataattatttttgtctcctttatttattttaaacatgtattttatatttatatcctgaatatctatataatttgtttttgtatttaaaaattttaatgttaactattttttatttaaaatatcattttaacattattttttaaattggtatattggtctcttctttaagattatacaaaaaatatttctcatgaaaataatttgtttaatcattaattaaataataaaatattaataaattaaaaattaaaagaataaaaatactataaaaattacttgtaagaaagttgaattttatcattttaaatttatgttattaattttaacaatttatatttttcttaaataatttatgtatgataaaagatatgtttacttgtttagagtacaaattttattattatatttgtatattcctaattttaattatacttttaagtattcttaatagatttattttattatattatattatattttacatatgaatatatattccatatattatttttaatgaaaaaaatttaataaccaaactaaccattaattataTTGGCAAGGAATGAtccatggtaaaaaaaaaaaaaaagattgagtGAGAGGACATGAGATAGCAATGAAGTTGGTGCTGACTATACTGGGAAGAACGAAGAAGTTACAAGCCATGGAAATTCAACGAACTCGTTAAAGAATGATGCACTGTAGAAAGAGATTGCGTGAGAACGTGCTTCAATTAATggggtagaattttaatattttaagaaattatacaattacccatctcaaataataaattacaaaataacccaactatagttaagtaatgaccaattaaaatgtgacacatcatgaagggtaacttacatgttattttagagggggttGGGTAGAATTCACCTAATAAAAATGCCAATaacaaaaagataaatattttttaaaaaaatgtctttaaggtttcacatttttatttaatttttagaaattttttgtttataagtttgtgaaaaaaaattatataaaaaaatattttttttaataaaattcaaaaaacaaaaaaacattaaaaaaatcgcAAACCAAACATGCACACTCTAattgttttgtttttatgattgGAACATATTAATTTTCTTTGCTTTATGTATTATTTGTTCTCAACATGGATCTTATTTAGGCTTTCTATATATTCAAGAAAAATATTAGAACTTACAAATTAAAGTGCAAAGATATTATATTATTGTGAGAGAGAGTATTATGCACGATAAATATTAggggttaatttttttattaatattagtcaatatTTGGTTATtgtcttatttttatattattaaaatttaaaatttaaaatttaatacttagacttgatttaataatttttttttaaaaagtgctTGTGATTTTGAAAAGtataaattctttattttatatttggtaaattaaaagaaccatcaaccatgtgcttgtgttagTCTAATTTTgtcattataattaattaaatgtttTCTTTGTATATTAATAGACACTTATGATTATATATTCTCACAACatttaaatatcatatttagtcttgatttattttcataaattctAAACTGATATATTTAAAATGTAAGGAGAAAAAAATCCTACATAGAATAAAATGAAGTTAATCAAGCGTGTATATATATTGGCTTTTTAAAATCCTGTGGGATGCATTTCtctgaaataaaatgaaaaataattacGAAACGAGAAAAACTAACATCACCAATAATTAAGAGAGAAAGTATTGTTATCATTTAGGAAAGTTTTGACAAAAATTAATTGGATAATACTATGGTAGTATGGTGTACAATGAAAAATGAGAATTATTCTttgtaagattaaaaaaaaaaaaagtaatacagATATTTTCACAAATTTAATGAAGAAATTCACTCAATTCTACTATTCTAAAAAAATCCCAAATAAACAAATTCTTAGTAATAAAGAAGATTTAAACTATGCCTATCCCACTTCATCATATATATTGCATaacttgaaaataaatttattttcaatttctatGTCAACACAGTTGAAACAGTAGTTACTAATTTTAGGTAGTAATACGTGTAcactttttaaatattaaagtcAAGTCATATAATACAGCCAAGTCAGTTTAAGAAATCATATAATACAGTAATCAACCGTTTCCGTTTGAATACTAAACTCtgattttcttttccctcttagAGTTATATATAGAGACCCTACTAATGCATTCACTTTCAAGCATATATGATAGTAGTAGTAACGTGTAACGCTAGAAGACAGagttcaaaatcaaataaaaccaGAGAAGCAAGTTCAGATTCTTTTGGAGCCTTGCCTAACAACACATTGCCCcacataattaaatagaagattaATCTAATTTAACACAACATCATTTGCCTCTACTCATCTCCTTCTCTATACTCTATACTAGAGTCATTAACACATAAAGTAAGTTCATtattcatgcatatatatatatagacatagATAACGACAAATATAAATATCTACCTACTATACATTTTTCATGAGATGCAATGTCTTGGATAGACAATAGTTAATACACACACTAAACTTAATTGCTTTTTAGTAGAGTAATAGAGAGAGCACTTTGCATGTTGTGCTCTCATACGTTTTACTTTTTTCTCCTCCTCTCCCAATTCCCAAGATACCTCAAATCCCAATTTACCCCTCATAATCTTCCTTCCTTCCACTCTTAATTCCTCCACTCATCACTCTTCTAATTAAAGACTAACacacttccttttttttttatttttttatcttttacttCTTATTTGTCTTCACTCAGGATCTGAAGAAAACTCTTAAACTAGAATAATGCACAAACCATAATGGGGGAGAGGTGCTTATGCTTATCCTCAATCCACACACACACAACTAGAAGAGCTATATCTAATTCTACCATAAGTATAGAGAAAAAGGATACATTATTTCATGTtgcattcttttttatttatttatttatttattcagagACCCAAGCTGAGTGCAGCTTTCACGTCCAGCCTCCATGCAAAGCCGCCACTTTCCAATCTCCAAACATCACACGGAACCATCTTCGTGCACTTCTCGTTCCGCCACGTGTACTGCAGTCTCACCCCGCAGGTGAACGCCGGGTAAGAATAGCAAAAGCACCACGCAGCGTTATCCTTCACCTTCACCCACACCAACGGCAAACCGTTTCCCTCACTCGCCACCATCTTCTTGAACGCCTCGTTCACCCACCCAACCCTGAAGTAACCGTCCGAAACGAACGCTGGACACGTGTCATCCTCTAAGCTCTTCACCATCTCAGCGTCCGTACAACAACCTATTCCTATTCCTCTTGCTCCCTCGCCTTCCCCCATGCACGTGCCTGTCACGCTCTCAACCGTCACCCAGGACTCGACCGCCGCCAGCGACGGCGGAGGAAGTGGATCTAGAACCTTAACCGAGTCAAGATTCGCCGCCACGCGCGGTGGCTCCAGGTTATTATCGAGGATCTGGATATTCTCCACGGTTAGGTCGAGATCAACGTTCTTACACCACGAATCTCCGGCGAGGGAGTGTTGTTTTGGATCCTCCTTCTCCGGCATCAGCTGGAGGGTAACAACCGCGACGTTTTCGCTTGTTTCACCTAATTTCTCGTGAGATTTATCGTTGTTCTTTCTCTCGCTAACACTGTTTCTGCGAACCCTAACGTACTTCCTCTTCGCTCTTTTTCCGGTGAGTGGAGCCTTGCCGTTGCTCCCTTGAGCTTCACCGGAGGAAGGGAGGGAGCCTCCGGCGACAGGTTTGGGTGCGATCGGCCGAAATCGGAGCATTATTCTGTTAAGTATTCTGTTATCGTGAGGAGCAGCGTTGGCGCTGCTGGCTCCCCAAGCTGGCACGCTCCACGCGTCAGCACCACCGTCCATGACGCCGTGGATCTTTATGTGTTTCTCTCTCTAagtttgttcttttttctttgtttctctcTCTATGGCGTGGTTCGGTTGGGGTTACCTCTTCAGTTTCTCTGATGGAGCGGAAGCGATAATGATAACGGCAGCACGGTGGCTGGGTGTGTACTTGCCACGTGTCTAGGGCAACACAGGTGGAGcagtacaaaaattttaaaataatcataACACTATTTGTTGTGCTGtctttattttttcatatttaaaaaaaaaaaaaaaacttaatttgaACGTACTGGTAATCAGAtagatttatgtatttaaattacttattttgTTAAGATAACTTTAGTGTAGATGTGTGTGAAAATTCAATTGATTTGTACTTTATTTAGTCATTGGTTCATCTagtatttcttttatatttatctttgagatatatatatttttgtagcTACATTCACATTAAACAAAATGTCATAGCTTAAAcactataattaaataaaaacttctAAACTGTTGATGAATTAATCttttcaattttgaagcaagcATTTTTCATACTTAGTTAGTAGGTAAATGATATAGAAATGGAAGAATTTAGTTGAATAATAATGAGGATGTGATGATAaaataggaaaagtctaggggtcaacaactttgttaaattttggtcAGTATGTAATCAGCAAAAAAAAGTGAGTCACGAGATAAAATCTCACactaatttcacaccattaaaattatcattaatgactatttaatgattacaaatcacaaaaattacaaaCTTCCTAGTATTCCTCGATAAAATATAGTTAGGAGAAGTAGTTGAACAGTGGAAGAAGGGGATTGGgggaaaaatgagagagagaagggggtggGACCAAGGGAGAAAGTGGCGTATCTGGGAGGCGGAGATAGAGGCATTGTGATTGGTCCCACGGGGAGAAGGGAGTGACCAATGAGGAAAGAGAGGGTGTCCAGCACTCCTGGAAAGAGATGGGGGTACGTGGCTTCTTTACAGGGAACACCACGCCACAATATTCTCACCTTCGATGTGGACATTACTTTTGCCCACCAGGTTCTTTCCAGAACCTCCCCACGTGCATACCTTTTATTTGTTAACAACAACCCACTCTATATTCTTAGTTATACTTGGGTTATCttaacaacaacatcaacaaaaaaaaaaaaaaaaattacaccacataacaacaataatatttgtttagaaaaaaattaacttggaatataataaatattttaataaaatttagatctatgataaattttcttttagtttttttttaattaaagaatatcgtaagaaattaaaaaaaatatttgtttaaacAATAATAtgtgattaatatttttatatttatcttatattttagttaatattaactattttttattaaaagtatttttctttACATTTCTCATtggtttatataattaatattttgatattagaataaaaatattattaagaaaagtaacttatatgttaaataaaaatataatgactaCTCAAATTTTCTCAAAGAAGAGTTTTTATCCTAAAACTAATTATTGTAttgtcaatttaattttttccaatataaaatatttatttgacaatcaagtataaaattaaccttttttttttaattaacaatgAGCTGACAAAAATTTCAATCACAAACaataagagaaaggagagagaatgaAAGAAAGATTACGAGAAAAAAGACAAAGTTAGTTAACGTTGATTAACAATAATTGgttctcaatatttttttaagataaagaaTAAAACCTTAATAATAACACTCGTGAACAAAATTTattgtataaatttaaaatattatgtatagAAAAGAGTCATTTTATTGTCCTATTACTGTATTCTTTTTAGGTGCACATTTGTTTATCTATTTTGTTCCTTTATGGGGAATTGTAGGGGTATTTTTTTTTCCCCTCCGGTAAAGCATAGTTATAATCGAACGAAAAATCGATGAATGGTTTGATTTATTTTTAGAGCATTTAAAGATGAAAATCGATGTAAATAAGAAGGTTTAAGTTAGGGTGAGTTACAATCT is a window encoding:
- the LOC112786535 gene encoding uncharacterized protein, whose translation is MDGGADAWSVPAWGASSANAAPHDNRILNRIMLRFRPIAPKPVAGGSLPSSGEAQGSNGKAPLTGKRAKRKYVRVRRNSVSERKNNDKSHEKLGETSENVAVVTLQLMPEKEDPKQHSLAGDSWCKNVDLDLTVENIQILDNNLEPPRVAANLDSVKVLDPLPPPSLAAVESWVTVESVTGTCMGEGEGARGIGIGCCTDAEMVKSLEDDTCPAFVSDGYFRVGWVNEAFKKMVASEGNGLPLVWVKVKDNAAWCFCYSYPAFTCGVRLQYTWRNEKCTKMVPCDVWRLESGGFAWRLDVKAALSLGL